The following coding sequences lie in one Calypte anna isolate BGI_N300 chromosome 7, bCalAnn1_v1.p, whole genome shotgun sequence genomic window:
- the ITPRID2 gene encoding protein ITPRID2 → MEEPPAEEWQGATQKRKAWAKSRDSWQASEAEDFSSSSALTRGEEEEEEEEEEEEDDDEEEEEEEDHAGRELPLAAEAGLSVPNEKIAIWLKDCRTPLGASLDEQSNPLLKGMLVRNGGSFEDDLSLGAEANHLRSDTQMETCNGVLAKEKRLQFHQKGRSMNSTGSGKSSATVSSVSELLELYEEDPEEVLYNLGFGRDEPDIASKIPARFFNSSSFARGIDIKVFLNAQIQRMEVENPNFALTSRFRQIEVLTTVANAFSSLYSQVSGTPLQKIGSMNSVSSGKEAPSPPPLNRSNTASRLMKTLSKLNLCGTQQADGSGCATPSPVEKGKSPAEAVNEDNDVQNESKLPKYSKKKDSPSFLATVKEEFVGSQTNAADTRRLENLPSGTDDKQEGTVPPADVQSSMLAGAQDRLCEESGLLNLPGFSSSSNTSNSSASTQRLLAASPGRDPCALLANPSIMNLLLQQKDSFEMEEIQSTEGDLSHVPASHQLAVTKSRKDQLLRSASQHSDSSGFAEDSSTDCSPFNQLQVQESLQGMGSSADSCDSETTVTSHSEEQKTPIVKEQPCFNKFEEEEEDDDDDDEEDIISQVERWKVESPSDNRMNEARKIIDSETEQNQGGESKSHCMSETVQGEVSSTEEDISREQKDSELLEEGSAFEFPQYHTHHILKSMESLEGGSSSPSSMDRVHVALQRAEMRIISTADGRAGRTLLKSKDLLRKQRLWFAESGYPLRRSQSLPTALLNPVKVVSSVNVQLTPGKETLCSPPSFTYKYTHGEEDKTAASEGDRSEGGAASSQPACKSTLFIAPSSSKKEVPQTVPSRPSEEPSPTRVLSCPLHTPAQMSQSTCSLHSLPAEWQERPLCEHVRTLSTHSVPSISGSSFGSLLSPFSCPFSPRHSGFPHRSHATNPPSTVEMQLRRVLHDIRNSLQNLSQYPVMRGQDLSVAASYTTQRSSILPLYENTFQELQVVRRNLNLFRTQMMDLELTMLRQQTTVYQHMTEEERYEADQLQSLRKSVRMELQELEMQLEERLLVLEDQLRSLHMSSPYTPQTHMGMYGSRSADNLSCPSPLNVIEPVSELIREQSFLKSELGLELGDLGLEALQAEGTESVFSHGQSDSSSVCSGHAGRKAGVASSELTGKSKSQNKKLYRASVALTPTPPVRAGAGQQVESSEELDVSKPEVEHKLEKVPLMPSVDEIHKSVEQEELQQVIREIKESIVGEIRREIVSGLLAAVSPQSRSATAKPDTQP, encoded by the exons AACGCCTCTGGGAGCCTCCCTGGATGAGCAAAGCAATCCTCTGTTGAAGG GCATGCTGGTGAGAAATGGAGGAAGTTTTGAAGATGACTTATCCCTGGGAGCTGAAG ctaATCATCTACGGAGTGATACTCAAATGGAAACATG CAATGGTGTGCTGGCCAAAGAGAAGAGGCTGCAGTTCCACCAGAAGGGGAGAAGTATGAACTCCACTGGGTCTGGAAAAAGCAGTGCAACTGTTTCAAG TGTTTCTGAATTACTGGAGCTTTATGAGGAAGATCCTGAAGAAGTACTCTATAACCTTGGATTTGGAAGAGATGAACCAGATATTGCATCAAAAATTCCAGcaagattttttaattcttcatcaTTTGCCAGAGGGATAGATATTAAAGTGTTTTTGAATGCCCAAATACAGCGCATGGAAGTGGAAAATCCAAATTTTGCTTTAACAA GTCGTTTTCGTCAGATTGAAGTGCTTACTACTGTGGccaatgctttttcttctttgtattcTCAAGTGTCTGGGACTCCTCTGCAGAAAATTGGTAGTATGAATTCAGTGTCTTCTGGCAAAGAGGCACCCAGCCCTCCCCCTTTAAATCGCAGCAATACAGCCAGTCGGTTAATGAAGACCTTGTCTAAGCTCAATCTGTGTGGGACACAGCAAGCTGATGGTAGTGGCTGCGCAACTCCTTCACCagttgaaaaaggaaaaagtccAGCTGAAGCAGTGAATGAGGACAATGATGTTCAAAATGAATCTAAGTTACCAAAATACTCTAAAAAGAAAGACTCACCCTCTTTTTTGGCTACTGTAAAAGAGGAGTTTGTTGGTAGTCAGACAAATGCCGCGGACACACGTAGACTTGAAAACCTTCCCTCTGGGACTGATGATAAGCAAGAAGGTACTGTGCCTCCAGCAGATGTGCAGAGCAGCATGTTGGCAGGTGCCCAGGATAGACTGTGTGAAGAGTCTGGTCTTTTGAACTTGCCAGGCTTTAGCAGCAGTTCCAATACATCCAACAGCAGCGCCTCAACACAGCGGCTGCTTGCAGCATCACCAGGGAGAGACCCCTGTGCTCTCCTTGCAAACCCGTCCATAATGAATCTattgctgcagcagaaggacTCCTTTGAGATGGAAGAG ATCCAGAGTACAGAGGGGGATCTATCACACGTTCCAGCTTCTCACCAGCTGGCAGTGACTAAGTCAAGAAAAG ATCAGCTGTTACGGTCTGCGAGTCAGCACTCTGACAGCAGTGGCTTCGCTGAGGACTCCTCCACAGATTGCTCTCCATTTAATCAGCTTCAG GTTCAGGAGTCTTTGCAAGGCATGGGAAGCAGTGCTGACAGCTGTGACAGTGAGACAACCGTGACATCACACAGTGAGGAACAGAAAACGCCGATAGTCAAGGAACAGCCTTGTTTCAATAAGtttgaggaagaagaggaagacgatgatgatgatgatgaagaggaTATTATCTCTCAGGTAGAGAGATGGAAGGTAGAGTCACCTTCTGATAACAGAATGAACGAAGCTAGAAAAATTATTGACTCTGAAACTGAACAAAATCAAGGAGGAGAAAGTAAGTCACATTGTATGTCAGAGACAGTTCAAGGAGAGGTCAGCTCTACAGAGGAAGACATTTCCCGTGAGCAAAAAgactcagagctgctggaggaaggcAGTGCATTTGAATTTCCTCAGTACCACACACACCATATCCTCAAGTCGATGGAGTCTCTTGAGGGTGGCAGCTCCTCCCCATCATCCATGGATAGGGTCCATGTGGCTTTGCAAAGGGCCGAGATGAGGATCATCAGCACAGCTGATGGTAGGGCCGGACGCACTCTGCTCAAGTCAAAAGATCTGCTGAGGAAGCAGAGACTCTGGTTTGCTGAATCGGGCTATCCTCTACGGCGCTCTCAGTCTCTTCCAACTGCATTGCTGAACCCTGTGAAAGTGGTGTCCTCTGTGAATGTCCAGTTAACTCCAGGGAAAGAGACTCTGTGTAGTCCTCCTTCCTTCACCTACAAGTACACCCATGGGGAGGAAGACAAGACAGCAGCATCTGAGGGTGACAGAAGTGAGGGTGGGGCAGCTTCTAGCCAGCCAGCGTGCAAATCCACGCTGTTCATTGCGCCTTCATCCTCCAAAAAAGAAGTGCCTCAGACTGTGCCCAGCAGGCCATCTGAGGAGCCCAGTCCCACCAGGGTGCTGAGCTGCCCGCTGCATACACCAGCCCAGATGTCCCAATCAACATGTTCCCTCCACTCCCTCCCTGCCGAGTGGCAGGAGAGACCACTCTGTGAGCACGTGAGGACACTGAGCACCCACAGTGTCCCAAGCATCTCCGGCTCCTCTTTTGGCAGCTTGCTTTCCCCCTTCAGCTGTCCCTTCTCTCCAAGGCACTCTGGATTTCCTCATCGATCCCATGCCACCAACCCCCCCTCCACTGTGGAAATGCAGCTGCGCAGGGTCCTGCACGACATCCGCAACTCACTGCAGAACCTCTCACAg TACCCAGTGATGAGGGGTCAAGATCTTTCAGTGGCTGCCAGTTACACTACTCAGAGATCATCCATTCTACCTCTCTATGAA aatACTTTCCAGGAGCTGCAAGTGGTGAGGAGAAATCTAAACTTATTTAGAACCCAAATGATGGATTTGGAATTGACTATGTTACGTCAACAGACAACAGTTTATCAGCACATGACAGAGGAGGAGAG ATATGAAGCAGATCAACTACAGAGCTTGAGGAAGTCTGTCCGAATGGAGCTGCAGGAGTTAGAGATGCAGCTAGAAGAACGTTTGCTAGTGTTGGAAGACCAGCTGAGAAGCCTGCACATGTCTTCACCTTACACACCTCAGACTCACATG GGTATGTATGGAAGCAGAAGTGCTGACAACCTGTCATGTCCTTCTCCATTGAATGTCATTGAACCA GTCTCTGAACTTATTCGAGAGCAGTCATTTCTGAAGTCTGAACTGGGTTTAGAACTAGGAGATCTTGGACTGGAAGCTCTCCAAGCAGAGGGTACAGAGTCTGTATTCTCCCATGGACAATCTGATTCCTCTTCAGTGTGCTCTGGTCATGCAGGTAGAAAAGCTGGTGTTGCATCCTCTGAATTAACAGGGAAGTCTAAGAGTCAAAACAAGAAATTGTACCGAGCCTCTGTTGCTTTAACACCAACTCCCCCAGTGAGAGCAGGTGCTGGACAGCAGGTGGAAAGTTCCGAGGAGCTTGATGTCTCCAAGCCAGAGGTGGAGCACAAACTTGAAAAAGTCCCTCTCATGCCTTCAGTTGATGAAATCCACAAAAGcgtggagcaggaggagctgcagcaagtCATACGGGAG ATCAAGGAATCTATTGTTGGTGAAATAAGGCGAGAAATAGTAAGTGGATTATTAGCAGCTGTGTCTCCCCAAAGCAGATCTGCAACTGCAAAACCAGACACACAGCCATGA